In Leuconostoc kimchii IMSNU 11154, the DNA window GAAAGATATTTCTAAATTTATCAGCTATTGTGATTATTGCAGTCATTGTCCTACCCCTCTACATACTCAAATGCATTGCTGTTAAAGTCAGGATATGGTGGCAAATCATTATCTGTCACTTCACTATTTTTACTGTCAGCAATCTGTGTTTGAACAGCAGGATTTTTCGATGACTGATTAGATTTATAGATGCGGAATTGTGTCACTTGATTTTGCATGGCATAAATCTTTTGACCTGTACTTTTATCGGTGTAGTTGTGATTGCGCATCACAAATTCAACCTCAACTACTTGACCAACATCAGTCAAATAGTCACGAATCAATTCTGCAGTTCTGTTAAAAGCAACATAATCAATGTAAGTTGCTTTGCCATCTTTTAAATCATTAATGGCTAATTTGAAGTAGGCAATCTTGATTTCATTTTCACCTCTTACAGTGAAGTTAACATCACGAACTAAACGTCCAACGTGGTGATTAATTTGCATAATAATTTCTCCTT includes these proteins:
- a CDS encoding single-stranded DNA-binding protein, giving the protein MQINHHVGRLVRDVNFTVRGENEIKIAYFKLAINDLKDGKATYIDYVAFNRTAELIRDYLTDVGQVVEVEFVMRNHNYTDKSTGQKIYAMQNQVTQFRIYKSNQSSKNPAVQTQIADSKNSEVTDNDLPPYPDFNSNAFEYVEG